In the Campylobacter sputorum subsp. sputorum genome, ATCGTTATAGTTGGAGAGATAGGAGAGCAACATATTGAGTATTTTAAAAGTTTAGAAAATATAAGAAAAACTAAGCTTGAAGCTTTGAATTCGCCAAATTTAAAAGCTGCTTTTGTGCATAGTTCTACGAAAAAAATATCGGATGAAAAAACTCAAATTTATGATGAAAATTTGAGTAATATTACTTCAAATTTAGATGGGATTAAATTTGAGATGAAGTTAAATTCTGGGGATTATGAGTTTGAAACGAAGCTTTTAGGCGAGTTTAACGCTTCAAATTTATCAGCTTGTATAAATGTGGCTAATTATCTTAAAGTTGATATTAAAACTATACAAAATAGGGTTTTAAATTTAAAAAGCGTAGAGCATAGGTTGGAAAAAATCGAAGCTGGGGGCAAATTTATCATTGATGATAGTTTTAATGGAAATTTTGAAGGAATGAGCAAAAGCTATGATTTGGTAAAAAGCTTTGATGGCAGAAAGGTTGTCATAACGCCAGGTATCGTGGAAGCTACTAAAGAGATAAATGAAAGCTTAGCCAAAAAAATAGATGAAATTTTTGATTTAGTTATCATAACAGGCGAGTTAAATGCTGAAATTTTTAAAAGAATTATAGATGAAAACAAGTTTATTTTAGTAAAAGATAAAAGAGATTTAACCCAAATTTTAGGCGAAAAAACCAAAGCAGGGGATTTGATACTTTTTTCAAACGACGCACCGAGTTTTATATGAAAATGTATGGAAATATATTTTACCTTGATTTTTTTAAATTAAAACTGGTTTATATATAATTTTATTAAAAAGAAAGGTTAATTATGGATAAAAATTTAAAAAATATTTATATCAAATTTGTAAATTTTTTAGCTGAAATTTTAGGCGAAAATTATGAAATTGTTCTTCACGATATAAGCGAGGAAGGCTCAAAGATTGTAGCTATTAAAAATTCTCATATAAGCGGAAGAAACATTAATTCTCCTATGACAGGTTTTGCTTTAGAATTAATACAATCAAAAAGATATTTAGAATGTGATTATTTAACTAATTATAAAGCTACCACTAGATTAAATTTAGGAATTAGTGGTTCTACATTTTTTATAAAAAATGGCGATAAATTAGAAGGTATGCTTTGCATTAATTATGATGGTAGTAAATATGCAAAAATAGTAAATGAAATTTTATCTCTTGGAAATATAAATCCATTTTTAGATCCAAAAATGTTTATGGAAGATGCCGTAGAGCAGTTAAGTGATAGTATTGATGAGATTATAGAAAATATTTTGTCAATCAAATCTAGCGATACTAAAGATTTAAAACCAAAGCAAAAATCACAATGTATTAGCAAGCTTTATGAAAAAGGTATATTTAATATTAAAAACGCTATTCCTGCGGTTGCAAAATATTTAAATTTATCAGAACCAAGTGTTTATAGATATTTGCAAAAAATACAAACTTCAAAGAATTTATAATAAAATAATATTAAAAAATACAAAATTTAAAAAATATTTTATTATTTTTCTAAAAATTCAATAAAAATTTATATTTTTTATGCTATATTTTCTCAAATATAATAATTTTTTATTAGAAAGGAGAAAAAAATGCATAAGTTGCCTTACAGCTCTTACAGAACTTGCGGTGAGTTTATTTTTATCTCAGGACAACTTCCGGTTGATTTAGAGAGTGGAGATATATGCGGTGATATTAAAACCCAAACTAGAAATTCTCTTCTTAATATCAAAAAAATACTATCTTCTCTAAATTTAGATATAGGCAGTGTTGTTAAAACAACTGTGTTTTTGCAAGATATGAAAAATTTTGATGCAATGAACGAAGTATATGCTGATTTTTTTGCTAATCCATATCCTGCCAGAAGTGCTTTTGTGGTAAAAGAACTTCCAAAAAACGCATTAGTTGAAATAGAAGCTATTGTATACAAAGGATGAGAGATGAGTGATTTTGGACTGATTTTGACACTTATTGTGGCGATATTGTTGATTGTGTTTATGATAAGTAAGTTAAAAATTCATGCATTTTTAACACTTAGTTTGGCAAGTGTATTTGTTGCCATAGTTACTGGTGTAAAACTAG is a window encoding:
- a CDS encoding Mur ligase family protein — protein: MDVFIFITNFLFTLLLGFYLITALQWFSYKFERVIFHFTKPLWHLFFLVVPILLYYALNYVNFIYFAVYFYIIFVPTLYFWHKKLDKKLVFTARVKRFFVILGLVTLFIDILLIKKVEILPIFLPLIISFLISFIFESFNSKLFIKSASKKLASMPNLIIIEITASYGKTSIKNFLYQILESEFKCYKTPRSVNTLMGLVKDINENLNTQTQIYIAEAGARKNGDIAEITQFLKPSIVIVGEIGEQHIEYFKSLENIRKTKLEALNSPNLKAAFVHSSTKKISDEKTQIYDENLSNITSNLDGIKFEMKLNSGDYEFETKLLGEFNASNLSACINVANYLKVDIKTIQNRVLNLKSVEHRLEKIEAGGKFIIDDSFNGNFEGMSKSYDLVKSFDGRKVVITPGIVEATKEINESLAKKIDEIFDLVIITGELNAEIFKRIIDENKFILVKDKRDLTQILGEKTKAGDLILFSNDAPSFI
- a CDS encoding helix-turn-helix transcriptional regulator, with the protein product MDKNLKNIYIKFVNFLAEILGENYEIVLHDISEEGSKIVAIKNSHISGRNINSPMTGFALELIQSKRYLECDYLTNYKATTRLNLGISGSTFFIKNGDKLEGMLCINYDGSKYAKIVNEILSLGNINPFLDPKMFMEDAVEQLSDSIDEIIENILSIKSSDTKDLKPKQKSQCISKLYEKGIFNIKNAIPAVAKYLNLSEPSVYRYLQKIQTSKNL
- a CDS encoding RidA family protein, encoding MHKLPYSSYRTCGEFIFISGQLPVDLESGDICGDIKTQTRNSLLNIKKILSSLNLDIGSVVKTTVFLQDMKNFDAMNEVYADFFANPYPARSAFVVKELPKNALVEIEAIVYKG